The sequence CCCTGGTTGAGATAGGAAAGATAGATGATAAGGTGGTTGCGTTGGATGCAGACTTGAGTGGCTCAACAAAATCTGCAGAGTTTAGAAAGCAGTTCCCCGATAGATTTTTTAATTTGGGTATAGCAGAGGCCAATATGGCAGGTGTGGCTGCAGGCCTTGCGCTGTCTGGCCTAAAACCGTATGCTTCAAGCTTTGCCGTGTTTATCACAGGCAGGGCGTTTGAGATAATAAGGCAGTCTATATGTTATCAGAACTTGCATGTGGTTTTGTGTGGCTCTCATTCGGGGATTAGTGTAGGTGAGGATGGTGGATCTCATCAATCGGTTGCAGATATTGCCTTGATGAGGTCGCTTCCCAATATGAAGGTTATCGTGCCTGCTGATTATAACGAAACCTATCAGGCTATTTTGTCAAGTCTGAATATGGATGGGCCTGTCTATATACGCACATCAAGGGCTAAATCACCCGTATTTATGCAGGATGAGCCGTTTGAGGTTGGCAGGTCTAAGGTTGTAAAAGAGGGTAAGTCAGCCACGCTGTTTGCCTGCGGCATGATGGTTTATTTAGCGCTTGAGGCTGCGGAATTGTTAAAAGGTGGTGGTGTTGAGCTTGAGGTTGTTAATGTATCATCGATAAAACCATTGGATAGAGAAACTATTTATAACTCTGCCAAAAAAACCGGCAGGGTGTTTAGCCTTGAGGAGCATTCAATAATAGGCGGGTTGGGTTCTGCTATTGCTGAGTTTTTGACCGAGGAGTTACCCATTTTTGTTCATAAAATAGGCCTTGAGGATGTATTTGGAGAATCCGGCTCAAAAGATGATCTATTCTGTAAATACGGCTTTACAAAAGAAGCTATAGCTGAAAGGATAAAAGAAAAACTCAATGGTTGAGTTTATAGATGTAGTTAAAAGTTTTAATAAAAGAACTGTATTTTCCAATTTAAGCTTTAGAATAGC comes from Hippea maritima DSM 10411 and encodes:
- a CDS encoding transketolase family protein gives rise to the protein MEFKATREAYGKALVEIGKIDDKVVALDADLSGSTKSAEFRKQFPDRFFNLGIAEANMAGVAAGLALSGLKPYASSFAVFITGRAFEIIRQSICYQNLHVVLCGSHSGISVGEDGGSHQSVADIALMRSLPNMKVIVPADYNETYQAILSSLNMDGPVYIRTSRAKSPVFMQDEPFEVGRSKVVKEGKSATLFACGMMVYLALEAAELLKGGGVELEVVNVSSIKPLDRETIYNSAKKTGRVFSLEEHSIIGGLGSAIAEFLTEELPIFVHKIGLEDVFGESGSKDDLFCKYGFTKEAIAERIKEKLNG